aaattcacttggtattgtttgtttttatcttcccattgatatttaggactacaactggtcagtatcttattaaggctgtatcgaggtaatacgcacagtatgcacatatggccaataagagactgaccagttgcagttctagatatcaatgggaagatacaaacaaacaatactaagtgaactgtACTACATTGTTTCCtagtattaattaattaatacaagTTGATTGaatagtacttacttacttacgcctgttacccccaatgtatcataggccgccgaccagcattctcaaacccactctgtcctagctCTTACTTTCTAGTTCCatctaatttttgttcatttttctcatgtctgtctccatttctcagcgtaatgtgttctttggtcttcctcttctcctttggtttTCAGAATTCAATGTGAGGGCttaccttgtgacgcagttaggtagtttcctcaatatgtgcataatcacttccagtgcttcttcctagTTTATTCTTCCAGTGgatggaatctagtttgtttctgatagtgtctggtcaatggatccgaagtattgtgcgtaaacaactgttaataaacacctgtatctcgtggatgatggctttcatagttcttcaggtttccgccccattgATTGAATATAGTGATAAAAAAATAGGATTGATTTTTAAATGTACATTCAAATTACAGGTTACGTGAACATCAATTTAAATGATGAATATCTAGACATTAATTATCAACTTcattttaattacttacttacacctgttactcccactggagcataggccgccaaccagcgtCAGTTTAAATTCCTCtacaatttttcttttttcagaGTGTGGATTATTGCTGATAAACTGAATGTGTATAAATGTAACAATAAATATAGAAGATATTTAAATCAATTCATTTCACCTGACTTAAGATTGATGACTACACGTGGAATGGACATATGAATAAATTGTAAATCAAATGTAGCAATTTTAAGGATTCTCAAATAGTAAACAATGATCTTAGATTTTGAAAGAAAATATTCTATTAAAAAATAAGCTGTAAACAgaaattttaaacaatatttaactttccaTTCACTTTTATAACAAAGTACAAAGTTTTGCAATGATGATAAAGTCATATTCATAAAGTGTATACAAAGTAGTATAAGTGTTATCAATTTTTGATAATCAAAAACTTGTCACAAGTTCATAATATTTCGGAAGTACACAGTATGTAAAACTAATGGAAGAAATCTCAGTGGTTGGTAATATTCATCAGAAGGGTCATTATTAATCAGATGTGTATACCTGCATTATTTACTTCTAACTGTAGGCCATCAACAGAGATAGTGGACTATCTCCAACTTCGACTAAGCCGGAAtaatcacaattcaagaatcctttttaaatgatttacaaGGTGACAGTTTAATATGAATATATGGTCATAAGTATTATCTTCAGGATTGTTCAAGTAATAGGAAACAGTGCAATGGTGATATCGCTACGTTTATGAATATGAACTTGTGTTAGTCTAACTCTGTACGTGATAAGTTTCTGTACGATTTCATTGACTGTTTAAAGTTGAAGTGCCATCTAAAATACGAACAAATATAGTTATATTAGCGTTACTAACATTTACGTGACTCTGGAGTGCATCTAATTGGCTTTACACTTTTTCTGTTGGTTAATTGTAATCCCCGTTGCTGACTCCAGTGATTCTCTTTCAAAAGTAAGTAATGACCTTTATTTATGCGCTTGTTGCTCACTTTCATTTCTAGGCCATCAAAAACGTAGCCGACTTCCCCAATCGTTCCGATCTTTTAAATTTAGTTTCCATGAATGATGTAGgaatactgttatatcccgacgagaataatgaatggtaactgtttgGATCTATTTATGGAATAATAccatgcatatatttttattgtataatctttaggtaactaaactatgcatattcatattcttctagttataagctttattttgacctatggattatcaTAATTATAAGATTATAAGATTTACCGTTCTTAAGTTATGTCcaatttattaattacagtctctcacaatcaAAGCCACTTTTAGCTAGatcctgtacaaatgttattttctattttatggtgtgatgtgatcTGTTTGGCTTGTATGTAAACCCAatgtgtttgaaataaatgattcatatcgcgGAGGCTGAgttttgtgttctggactcaataggcagggctaggcaggaaaAACTaccgataaggactctagactgctcgtacgggtttatgCATCATTGATCCGgttaattatatattattagGGCACAGGGCTATATATATAGCCACCTTTTTATGTTCATAAAATTTCATCTTCGGTTTATATACTCTACATATTTTTAAAGTgctcaattaattaatttaaacgaACATATAAAGAAGTTTATGAAACGACATCGTGTGAAGTGAAAACACAAGCAGACTTCATGAAATGTTGTCGTAACTAGTTATTTTCCAGTTCTCACAAAAAGAAATTGAGTAAGTAGTTTCAAGTAAGTGTGAATCAAACTATTATCAAAAAACACCATCATCTTCGAAATAGTATCTATTTTTGTGTACAGATTTTATTTTTCCACTTTGAGACTATTTTATGCTGTTTATATGATATGACGAGATTTCATTTCAGATTACGTGTTAGCTATTCAATACATAGAATCAGTATCATAAAATCGATCAAGAATAGGTTTTAATTTATTGCGTAGATTCAATAAAAGTATAAGTTGAAACACGCAAGATATACAACGGATTAAATGAACTGGTTTGAATATAGACAACTAATATGAATGTTAAGTAAATTTAGGAGAATTTAACTTTCCAGTCATTAGAAAAATCTATTCACTTTTTGAAGGCATCCCACGTCAAACAACTACACTATTAGAAACAATTAACGTTTTGTTCATCTAAGAAAGCGATTTAATTTAAGACAAAAACTACTTACAACTATTCACTATTTGGTATTAACATTAATACATTAAACAAGGCGGCCTGCCTGAATATTTAGGTTATCTGTTCCTGCCATTTGGaaatttcaacaagttatctgttttattgtttgttttaacatatcattatgcctattagtctcataacctattcaggtgagttTGTGAAACATTTACGACATTTCGCTGTACAATTTACAAAAGAGCACAATCAAAGACTGACATTatacatcgaaaagaatatatattattcagatgtcgatagCTGAACTTCTAACATCTCATTGGCTGTCACTCAACATTTATCgcaaggatcgatcaagaaataagaaaaggaaagtagttgaaatactttgtgctgagaattctatattgtatcaaaaatataatatagaataaagccgataataatcaatattcttACAGATTAAATACTTGTACTCAATTAAAAGTTTCTAGTAGAAAACCTATTGTCATTATAtaagtaaatgaattcaaaagTAAGGTTTTGCATCATTTATAGTTACAATAATAGCTAAATACCTCATAAAGTATAAGTTATCCATGTCAATAGAATCACTGGAACATAGTAAGTAACTCTTAGTATTATCACTGTTTCATCGATCACTGATATCTTAAACAAACAACTAATTCTGATAGGATAGAACTAACAGTAAATGTGATATACAAAATCATAAAATCCTACCATAACAAAATATAAGCTTTAGCCAATATTGATAAAGATTTATGGAACAAACTTTATAAAATGTCAAATGTTTGCAAATTTTCTTTCAAGTAAattaaaaataagataaaaaaaacGATATACAATTCAATAGATAATGTTCATGTCAGTAAGATATTGTGATAAACATAAAAATCACAATTTAGATTTAGGGGTGATATCGTTGTAAGATAGAGGTCATCATATCTTCATGCTTATAGGTGTGTGACACATTCGTATTTAACATTAAAGTTACAGTTTTGATGTATTTTGTAAGTTCATATTCAGTATTACAAACAATGTGGCGGCATTTTCAAACAAATATAATCTCTCTCCTTTATTCATAATAGCTGTATGTTTTGTCACATACACATCTCCAGATTGTTGACCAATGAAGAGGCAGAAGAAGAAAAGGAGAATAGATTATAAACTGTGAAGAATGGTATGATGTGGAGAATCTTTCGAAATACAGCGTGTATGAATAGCTTTTACAAATATAATACTCTCAAAGTGAAGTATGATTTGTTTTCAGTACACTTTGACTAATATTCTACAATCattttgtttacttacttactgctTAACATGTGAAGTAGTGTAATTGATGTGATATTTGATGGAACTATCAAAGTGGATATTCGTATGGTATTAGAATAATAATGTATATGTAGTAAAGTTAAGATGAATGATTATGTAGATGGTAGATTCCGTGACTCAGACGGATTATTTGTCATTCAGGGCAACTTCAGCAACAGCTTGTCCAGGAATATAATGAAAGATTTTCGGATAACTCATTTAAGATAGAATTCATTAAATCCACACAAGTTAGACGAGCTTAGATGGTTATAATTGTACACAAAGCATTCTTACATTTCCAAGCAGGTAGAGTCCATACACAATGTAACAAGTCCACAAATTGTTTAGTATTCAGAGCAATCTTAAGCAAACTTTCTTCAATAACAAATCTCACATCACGAACATACGAGACAATCTAGTATATCTACTCTCAGATACATTTGGTTTAGAAGTGCCAATATTTTCATTGTGAAGCAGTCAGCTAGAAGTATTCAAAAGTTCTTGTTGACAAAACAAACTCGATCTAGCACTCATCTAAAAGTAGACGTCGGATTTTATGTTTAGATAATATTGTTTTCTGCTGAAAGTCACTCAACAGCTTCTCACGGTTTTCTTCTCTGTTTTTTCCGTTGTTCTTCAGAGTGTTGTCAATAATTGTGATATGTGTAATATAGTGAGTTTGGCTATTATCACTTTTGTATGTGGTGAGTATACAAATGTGTTCTTATTTTAATCATTAGCAACTTCGGCTAATGAAATCGCTGAAAATGGAGCCACTTcaacagaagcaaacaagagaATAATCATTCATGTTCAGTTGTTCACATCTACACACATATCGACGCTTAATAACCAGTAGCATCATATCATCTTACCTCAACTCGTAAAACAAATAACTCGGATACACATTGATTCTCCCTAACATTAATTTGTCACACTTAGCTATCTGTCCTAACATCAACTCTAAACCAACTCCATCTTATATTAGTTATCTCGTTACAATAATTAgtatattattagtaatattgaGAATAGAGATAATAATCAACCTGTTTCTTTGTTTCATGTTAACATTTCATATTCACTTAACAATCATCAATGACCTCAGTGTGTTCATCTCAGTATGATATTTATTCAGGTCATACGTAACATCGTCACCATCATTATTTTCTGTATATTTCCACTGACAACGAAGACTTCCATTTCGTtgttttgtttgtgtgtataattaaataattagatGTAGAAAAAAGAGAACGTGACGAAAGTCGTAAGAACAATGGGAACAATGAGGATAGACTgttattgtttttgttattttcCAATCGAGAAAGTGAACTATTCAACAGGATAacttaattaaaatgaaatgatctCAAGATGACCTGAACATCATAGTGTATTTGTTAATCATTTACAGTTTTCTAAGTTGAACATCATGTTTTCCTTTCTTTCTGTTGGTCTGGTGATTCATGAAGAAATCTAATCAACGAATGACTATAGTTTACGTTATGTGGCCTGTCAGTTATTAACGTTATTTAGTAGgcttaaaaatatttaattcacAGTTTAACTGGTTCTATGGTTTGAATATCATTACTGCCATTCAAAACATGGATGATTTAGGGGTTCTTTTTGATATAAAAACTTACGTTTTATACGTAACATCATGTTAACGATGTAAAATCCTCACAAGTTAGATTAATGAAGTCCAAACAGTTGATGTGCTTCCAAGTTACAGGTGAATTCTTTTAAGTAAGAAAATATCAGTCAACATAGTTTTGTACTCGACAAAGCAACTACTAAGAACAAATTTAAATTATGTGATATTGTCACATTAAATAGGTTACATTATCTTGTTTTAAACACTCGATCTTTCTTTTTCTCGTTTTTGGACACAATGAAACGTTATGATATTTAAGAGAGAAAGATCAACTTTTTTTTCATTGGCGTCACACAACTAATGACTTATGACGTAATCCCTAGTAAAGAAAGTGATTTTTTCCTTAGGACTTAGCTTTGTAGATAACATTTATTATGTTATCaagaatcaaatattttatatcCATTGACCATTCTCtaatgatattatttatttacgtaGGTCTTGTTTAATTTACTATTCATACTCCTAAATATTGATCGCTATTTAAGTCAACATTCACCAACCAATCTGATAGGTAAACTTTATTCAGAATTTCGATAATACTTATATTACCAAGATCTTCAGTGTCCTAATaactttttttctcatttttagaTGACGTTTTCATTCACTTTTATTGCATATCTAtttatacatttaaacaaacttTTCGGACTTGACACtatatcataaatcaattgtctGTAATGATCTaacatgaaataaaattattataaatgcTGCCTGTAAGGATGGCTTGTTGGCAGACTTAAGGAatcctcaagaagcccagaaagaaccgaagacattccatccagtcaccgctagaggaacattctaaaatgtcgacgtgtagcttccctattggatgaaaaAGAAGGATCCCCTATGtacctattggctgtccgaaatgatgatttactttcagccaaaaaaactataaatacatgagatttttgtactatatttgacactatTTTGGGAATAAAATTCCCACTTACTAGTCTtgtgtcttctctcttgcgacttTGAGAGTTtcaatcgttcaagtagtctaatAGTAcgtggcatagcaagaatcaaaagctctagatataacactgaCATAATCAAATACTCTTCAATTATCACATTTAATAAATCTATCTATAcaaattatgattataataataaagtttattactcattgatatttataataaatgttCTCTTAgttacaaaaagaaaaatttcTTTCTTATTCCTTATTCATTTATGTCCTACACATCACACACTCTTAGAATGTAAGACAGACAAACAACtaaaatatgattggttaattttgaAGAATAATTAAAATGTGCATTACCATGGTATAATTCAATGTGTACAACAAATTTTATTCAGTAGAATTAACaacagaaataataaaaaaattcaaacaaattgaAAGTAATTTCTATTTCTAAACTTATtgaatggatggatggatgaatAACCGATGGTTATTTGATGTATCACATATTTAGgttgtatatatttttatagttaaCGAGTGACAATTATAAAAGAAAAACGAATCTTGTATTATGGACATAAACTTGTCAACATGGTAATAATGATTGTCTGTTGTCAAAATCATAGTACATATATTGAATAGacacatatttttaaaacataatAAGAATAGCAATACTATACTACTATCTCAAGTAGTATATTCAGCAATACATGTGAATTAAACAGTTTGAACAGTTAACTTATACATATACACGTAGAATATTTATAATGATCAATGGATTActtcaaatgaaatataaatatgaatatacagTGAAAGTCAAACATCAATTACCATGACAACtactgtaaatattattattaataataatttgtaaattacACATTCTATTTGATCTTGATCTATATAGGATTTTTCCTTGGATGATCAttattgaaatcaataaaaagtaCCATAAGAAAAATGGATTTTTATTACTATATGTCATATATTACCATTGTCTTTCAATTTCTTatattaaatcattttaaacatGTGAATGGACAGTATACTATAGAATATTTTATCACTGAGGAATGTCCATCAAATACATTAGTtggaaatttaaataatataccATATAATTCAATGAGTCAATCACATGCATTTAGTACTTTTCAACTTTTatcaaataatgtaaatttttatttaaatgaatctaCTGGATTATTATATACACGTGGTCGAATTGATCGTGAAACTATttgttctgataataatatactTCCTCATTCATCAAATGACTTTAGAATGAAAGAGGTTGATCAACTTTTAATCAACGAACCGAATTCTCTTAACACAGGATATATTACTAAATCAAGTTGTGAAATATTATTACAAGCCTTACAATTTATTCATGATTCACATTCACGTgaaaataatgaacaacaaCATAGAGTGatattgataaaaatatatatatttgatataaaCGATAATACACCATCATGGCAAGAGAATATTATACAAATTAGTGTACCAGAACATACTTCAATCGGTACTAGAATACCATTACCAACAGCTAATGATCCAGATTGTGGACCTATTAATACAACTGTAAATTATTCACTACTTGATAAGGATGTAAAGTTTCAGTCTTCCGCCATAAATTCAGAAAAAACATCTTTAATGcaaaatattttccatttaGATGCAGAGCTTATATCAAATCCAGATATGAATTTAAACACTGTATGGAATTATCAAGCAATAAATTGTAAACCACGGATTTTTCGTTTATGGCTTCGGATTACACAAGATTTAGATTGTGATGATGACGATACCGATGAAACTGATAGTTTGACTTCATCGAAATTATATCACTCTGAAAGTGTGAAAATAAAACAAGCAAAGTTAACTTTAATTGCTGTGGATGGTGGTCAACCGGTTAGTTTAACAGGTACTGTAACAATAAATATAACAGTTACAGATATTAATGATCATGCTCCTGAATTTATCGACTCTGGTCGATATCACCCTAAAACTACAAGCGAATCACCTTCAGTTCACTTATCACCTGTCTACTCAGAAAATGGAGAGTTATATATACAAATTTCTGAAAATACTCCAGCTGGACGAGTTATATATAAAGCACAAGCGGTTGATCGCGATGAATCAGACAAGAAAAAGCTTAAATACGCACTAGGAACATCAGCTGGTCTAGATGTTAgggatacatttagaatagattCAAAATCAGGTGAAGTGATTCTTTTACGTTCACCGGATTATGAGCAACACAGAATACACATTTTACCAATCACAGTAACTGATGGTAAACACTTGATAACACAAAAGTTGACTGTACGAATTCAAAACATAAATGATCACCCTCCTATGATTTCAGTTCGTCCAGTTATTAAACAGAAACCAAGTAATTTTTCTCCAAGTTTACCAATACGTCCCGGAGTTCCAAACTTTATTAATAGTCGAACGATTCTACTATATGTAACTGAAGATAGAAAATAGTCTATATTGGCATTCGAATTAAAAATATTGAgagtttatttaataaaaacatCAACTAGCATGCTCACTCAGATAGTTTGATTGAGAATAATGCCCCAGCCgtcaattatcattatcaaacaATTGATCCAGATACACATCTAAGCATTAATTGTCAGTTAAATCATAACGGTTTAGTGTTGGAACCTTTGTTTAAAGGTGCTAAAAACCAGTTTAAACTTCTTACTTATGCTAGCTTCGACAGAGAACAACAAACAGATCAGTTTGCTACCCTAACATGTTATGATTATGGCCAACCACCATTATCTTCACAAGTTGGTTTACGTCTTATTATTGAAGATATTAATGATCATGGTCCTCAGTTTAAACAAAG
The sequence above is drawn from the Schistosoma mansoni strain Puerto Rico chromosome 3, complete genome genome and encodes:
- a CDS encoding putative cadherin; amino-acid sequence: MDFYYYMSYITIVFQFLILNHFKHVNGQYTIEYFITEECPSNTLVGNLNNIPYNSMSQSHAFSTFQLLSNNVNFYLNESTGLLYTRGRIDRETICSDNNILPHSSNDFRMKEVDQLLINEPNSLNTGYITKSSCEILLQALQFIHDSHSRENNEQQHRVILIKIYIFDINDNTPSWQENIIQISVPEHTSIGTRIPLPTANDPDCGPINTTVNYSLLDKDVKFQSSAINSEKTSLMQNIFHLDAELISNPDMNLNTVWNYQAINCKPRIFRLWLRITQDLDCDDDDTDETDSLTSSKLYHSESVKIKQAKLTLIAVDGGQPVSLTGTVTINITVTDINDHAPEFIDSELYIQISENTPAGRVIYKAQAVDRDESDKKKLKYALGTSAGLDVRDTFRIDSKSGEVILLRSPDYEQHRIHILPITVTDGKHLITQKLTVRIQNINDHPPMISVHSLIENNAPAVNYHYQTIDPDTHLSINCQLNHNGLVLEPLFKGAKNQFKLLTYASFDREQQTDQFATLTCYDYGQPPLSSQVGLRLIIEDINDHGPQFKQSKMIAHIKENSPSGTKIYKIDAHDPDIGPNALLGYRLDGQHMDNFMIDEKTGTVTSLRPFDREQIDHFNLSVIVYDQSDWITLNNYNNDNITSITDITVKTNTMELFNHKAPKQHIVHGNLHVFIDDVNDCVPTFDNSLYQLRVSEDAKINHLIGQIEANDSDATEINNQVSNSVFHNNKSHFKLLSRQSRILFQGQVVY